The following DNA comes from Myxococcota bacterium.
GCGGCCGACAGCGCCAGCTGCGGCTCCCAGCCCAGGGCCATGCGGCCCGGCGCCCAGCAGATCAACGGGAACGGCGTGAGATGCGCCAGCCGCTGCAGCCACTCGGGATAGATCTCGAGCGGAAACAACAGCCCGCCCAGCACGAACACGAGCTTCTGCCAGACCAGGAAACACGGGTTGGTGTCGACCACCCAGAACGCCGAGAGCCCGATCGCCGCCATGAACAGGATCGCGACCAGCGAGCCGAGCAACGCCAGCGGCAGCGCCAGCCACAGCCCGCGCGGGTCGGCCGGCAGCCCGCCGCCGAACGCGAGCGCGTAGAGCGCGCCCGCGGGGGCGAGCGCCGCCATGCGCAGCGCCGCCTCGCCCACGGCCTCGGCGATCTGCGCGCCCATGTAGTCGATCGGCCGCACCAGCCGGCACGCGAAGTCGCCCGAGCGCACCTCGCGCTCGATCGCCAGGAACATCGGCGGCGTGCCGAGCACGACCCACTCGGTAATCGCGAGATACCACAGGAGCTCGCGCACGCCGACTCCGGGCAGTGACTCGCGCGCGCCGATCACGGCCCAGATGCGCGAGAACGTGAAGATGATCACGCCCAGGAACACCACCCGGCCGACCAGCACCGCGCGCTCGGCGATGCAGCGGCGCGCTGCGGCGCCCGCCAGCGCGAGATACTTCCCGCCCACGACCGCGAGCCGCGCGGCGCTCATGCCACGGCCGCCTTCGCCCCGGCGTAGATCGCGCTCACGATCTCCTCCATGGGCGGGTCCTCGACCACGAGGTCGAGCACGTGCGCGCGCGCCACGATCGCGGCGACCACCTTGTCGACGCCCACCGCGCGCAGGTCGACCTCGAGCTCGGTGCGGTGCGGCGCGCTGGGCAGCCGCTGCACGCCCGGCAGGTCCAGCGCGATCTCGGTCTCTTCCGACACCACCGAGATGCGTTTGCGCGGAATGAAGCTCCGGCGCAGCGCGTCGACCGGGCGGTCGAGCAGGAGCCGCCCGCGGTGGATCACGAGCACCCGCTCGCACACGCGCTCCATGTCGCCCGTGTCGTGCGAGGTCAGCAGCACCGTGCAGCCGTCGCGCCGGCCGCGCTCGCGCACCAGGTCGCGGATGATCGCCTTCGCGACCACGTCCAGACCGATCGTCGGCTCGTCGAGAAACAGGATCTCGGGCCGGTGCAACAGGCTCGCGACCAGCTCGCAGCGCATGCGCTCGCCGAGCGAGAGCTGACTCACTGGCTTGCGACTCACTTCGTCGATCTCGAACGCGCGCACCAGTTCGTCGCGCCGCGCGCGGTAGTCGGCGGGCGCGAGCTCGTAGATCCGCGCCAGCAGATCGAACGTGTCCAGCGCCGGCAGGTGCGTCCAGAGCTGCGAGCGCTGGCCGAACACCGCGCCGATGCGGAAGCCGAGCCGGTGGCGGTCGCGGCCCGGCTCGAGCCCCGCGACGCGCACCTTGCCCGCGGTCGGACGCAGGATGCCCGACAGCATCTTCAGCGTCGTCGACTTGCCGGCGCCGTTCGGCCCCACGAAGGCCACGCGCTCACCGGGGGCGATCTGAAACGAGACACCGTCGACCGCGACCAGCTCGCGCGTGCGCGGCGCCACGAGTGCGCGCAGCGCGCCCGCGAAGCCCCGCGCGCGCTCGCGCGTGCGGAAGACCTTGCGCA
Coding sequences within:
- a CDS encoding ABC-2 family transporter protein encodes the protein MSAARLAVVGGKYLALAGAAARRCIAERAVLVGRVVFLGVIIFTFSRIWAVIGARESLPGVGVRELLWYLAITEWVVLGTPPMFLAIEREVRSGDFACRLVRPIDYMGAQIAEAVGEAALRMAALAPAGALYALAFGGGLPADPRGLWLALPLALLGSLVAILFMAAIGLSAFWVVDTNPCFLVWQKLVFVLGGLLFPLEIYPEWLQRLAHLTPFPLICWAPGRMALGWEPQLALSAALQDLFWIGLLAGLVMFLSAQARARLTVAGG
- a CDS encoding ATP-binding cassette domain-containing protein, whose protein sequence is MSNAIELEGLRKVFRTRERARGFAGALRALVAPRTRELVAVDGVSFQIAPGERVAFVGPNGAGKSTTLKMLSGILRPTAGKVRVAGLEPGRDRHRLGFRIGAVFGQRSQLWTHLPALDTFDLLARIYELAPADYRARRDELVRAFEIDEVSRKPVSQLSLGERMRCELVASLLHRPEILFLDEPTIGLDVVAKAIIRDLVRERGRRDGCTVLLTSHDTGDMERVCERVLVIHRGRLLLDRPVDALRRSFIPRKRISVVSEETEIALDLPGVQRLPSAPHRTELEVDLRAVGVDKVVAAIVARAHVLDLVVEDPPMEEIVSAIYAGAKAAVA